The proteins below are encoded in one region of Pseudomonas putida NBRC 14164:
- a CDS encoding metal ABC transporter permease yields MSFEAFRQLVQEWATAGYLPEALAYGFVVNALLAGMMIGPVLGGLGTLVVVKRFAFFSEAVGHAALTGVAIGILLGEPYTGPYGSLFGYCLLFGILLNFLRNRTGLSPDTLIGVFLSVSLALGASLLLMLAGKINVHILENVLFGSVLTVSGQDLVVLGIVAVLVLALALPLYNRIMLASFNPQLAAVRGVAVKTLDYLFVVLVTLVTVAAVKVIGAILVGALLVIPAAAARLVSQSLKGFFFLSVVIATISTLFGILLPIVFDLPVPSGAAIILVAGMCFALAALARALVPRLQGNPA; encoded by the coding sequence ATGAGTTTTGAAGCATTTCGCCAACTGGTCCAGGAATGGGCTACCGCTGGTTACCTGCCCGAGGCACTGGCCTACGGTTTCGTGGTCAACGCCCTGCTGGCCGGCATGATGATCGGCCCGGTGCTGGGCGGCCTGGGCACCCTGGTGGTGGTCAAGCGCTTTGCCTTCTTCTCCGAGGCAGTGGGCCATGCCGCGCTGACCGGCGTGGCCATCGGCATCCTGCTGGGCGAGCCCTACACCGGCCCCTATGGCAGCCTGTTCGGCTACTGCCTGCTGTTCGGTATCTTGCTCAACTTCCTGCGCAACCGCACCGGGCTGTCGCCGGACACGCTGATCGGCGTGTTCCTGTCAGTGTCGCTGGCGCTGGGTGCCAGCTTGCTGCTGATGCTGGCTGGCAAGATCAACGTACACATCCTCGAAAACGTGCTGTTCGGCTCGGTGCTGACCGTCAGCGGCCAGGACCTGGTGGTGTTGGGCATCGTCGCGGTACTGGTGCTGGCCTTGGCGCTGCCGCTGTACAACCGCATCATGCTGGCCAGCTTCAACCCACAGCTGGCGGCCGTGCGCGGGGTAGCGGTGAAAACCCTGGACTACCTGTTCGTGGTGCTGGTGACCCTGGTGACCGTGGCCGCCGTGAAGGTGATCGGGGCCATCCTGGTCGGTGCGCTGCTGGTCATCCCCGCTGCCGCCGCTCGCCTGGTGAGCCAGTCGCTCAAGGGCTTTTTCTTCCTGTCGGTGGTGATTGCCACCATCAGCACCCTGTTTGGCATCCTGCTGCCGATCGTTTTCGACCTGCCGGTGCCGTCAGGCGCCGCGATCATCCTGGTCGCCGGCATGTGCTTTGCCCTGGCCGCCCTGGCCCGCGCCCTCGTCCCCCGCCTGCAAGGAAACCCGGCATGA
- a CDS encoding metal ABC transporter substrate-binding protein has translation MFRSALALLLALALPAMALADNGKPLRIGITLHPYYSYVTNIVGDKAEVVPLIPAGFNPHAYEPRAEDIKRIGTLDVVVLNGVGHDDFADRMIAASEKPGINTIEANQNVPLLAATGIAARGAGKVVNPHTFLSISTTIAQVNNIARELGKLDPDNAKLYTQNARAYAKRLRALRAEALAKVTEAPSATFRVATIHAAYDYLVRDFGLEVTAVVEPAHGIEPSPAQLKKTIDQLKALDVQVIFSEMDFPSAYVETIQRESGVRLYPLTHISYGEYTKDKYEVEMKRNLDTVVRAIQENRA, from the coding sequence ATGTTCCGCTCCGCCCTCGCCCTGCTCCTGGCCCTTGCCCTGCCGGCAATGGCCCTGGCCGATAACGGCAAGCCGCTGCGCATCGGCATCACCCTGCACCCCTACTACAGCTACGTGACCAACATCGTCGGCGACAAGGCCGAAGTGGTACCGCTGATTCCAGCGGGCTTCAACCCCCACGCCTACGAACCACGGGCCGAGGACATCAAGCGCATCGGCACCCTGGATGTGGTGGTGCTCAACGGTGTCGGCCACGACGACTTCGCCGACCGCATGATCGCCGCCAGCGAAAAGCCCGGCATCAACACCATCGAAGCCAACCAGAACGTGCCGTTGCTGGCGGCCACCGGCATTGCCGCCCGTGGCGCAGGCAAGGTCGTCAACCCGCATACTTTCCTGTCGATCAGCACCACCATCGCGCAGGTCAACAACATCGCCCGCGAACTGGGCAAGCTCGACCCGGACAACGCCAAGCTCTACACGCAAAACGCCCGCGCCTACGCCAAGCGCCTGCGCGCGCTACGTGCCGAAGCCCTGGCCAAGGTCACCGAGGCGCCCAGCGCCACCTTCCGGGTTGCCACCATCCATGCCGCCTACGACTACCTGGTACGCGACTTCGGCCTGGAGGTGACGGCCGTGGTCGAGCCTGCCCATGGCATCGAGCCCAGCCCGGCCCAGCTGAAAAAGACCATCGACCAGCTCAAGGCCCTGGACGTGCAGGTGATCTTCTCGGAAATGGACTTCCCGTCGGCCTACGTCGAGACCATCCAGCGCGAATCTGGCGTGCGTCTGTACCCGCTGACGCACATCTCCTATGGCGAATACACCAAGGACAAATACGAGGTGGAGATGAAGCGCAACCTCGACACCGTGGTCCGCGCCATCCAGGAGAACCGCGCATGA
- a CDS encoding PepSY-associated TM helix domain-containing protein has translation MAKSPKKSKSRLWFLVHSWLALPIWFFVLIVCFTGMLAVVSQEIVWLANSDVRASKPYADAERLSFQQVLDAMHKADPDMVVESLRQPDGSHFALTADVTLPDGTSPTLYVNPYTGAIQGKSPDFNFEGFTRALHGWWLVPFTNGFSWGWYLVSILGLPMLASLVTGLVVYKKFWKGFFKPVRTGHGSRIFWGDLHRLAGVWSIWFIAVISITGTWFLIQAILFDNHITISSRPIVPVIAREDVPQTPDGSPAPRIDLDEAARIAGLAIPGLEISFISLPSTAYSHVSMGGRGWYPLMFQSADVNPYTRNVDSQFLLSDRSTLEFVTESMRPLHTGDFGGLPIKLIWFFFGLVLTLMVFSGLLIWTKRTAQATAAALKRSERTPRAARAQTSLETQP, from the coding sequence ATGGCCAAATCACCGAAAAAATCCAAATCCAGGCTGTGGTTCCTGGTCCATAGCTGGCTCGCCCTGCCGATCTGGTTCTTTGTGCTGATCGTCTGCTTTACCGGCATGCTCGCCGTGGTCAGCCAGGAGATCGTCTGGCTTGCCAACTCCGATGTGCGTGCCAGCAAGCCCTACGCCGACGCCGAGCGCCTCAGCTTCCAGCAGGTACTGGACGCCATGCACAAAGCCGATCCGGACATGGTCGTGGAGTCGCTCAGACAACCCGACGGCTCTCACTTTGCCCTCACGGCGGATGTGACATTGCCAGACGGCACCAGCCCGACGCTGTACGTCAACCCGTACACCGGCGCCATCCAGGGCAAATCCCCCGACTTCAACTTCGAAGGCTTCACCCGCGCCCTGCACGGCTGGTGGCTGGTGCCCTTCACCAACGGTTTCAGCTGGGGCTGGTACCTGGTGTCGATTCTCGGCTTGCCCATGCTGGCATCGTTGGTAACCGGGCTGGTGGTGTACAAGAAGTTCTGGAAGGGCTTCTTCAAACCGGTACGCACGGGGCATGGCTCGCGCATCTTCTGGGGCGACTTGCATCGCCTTGCGGGCGTCTGGTCGATCTGGTTCATTGCGGTCATTTCCATTACCGGTACCTGGTTCCTGATCCAGGCAATCCTGTTCGACAACCACATCACCATTTCCAGCCGGCCCATCGTGCCGGTGATCGCCCGCGAAGATGTGCCACAAACACCCGATGGCAGCCCTGCCCCGCGCATCGACCTGGATGAGGCAGCGCGCATCGCCGGCCTGGCGATCCCGGGCCTGGAAATCAGCTTCATTTCGTTGCCGTCCACCGCTTACAGCCATGTTTCAATGGGCGGGCGTGGTTGGTATCCGCTGATGTTCCAGAGCGCCGACGTCAACCCTTACACGCGCAACGTCGACAGCCAGTTCCTGCTCAGCGACCGCTCGACGCTGGAGTTCGTCACCGAGTCCATGCGCCCCTTGCACACCGGCGACTTCGGCGGCCTGCCGATCAAGCTGATCTGGTTCTTCTTCGGCCTGGTGCTCACCCTGATGGTGTTCAGCGGCTTGCTGATCTGGACCAAGCGCACCGCGCAGGCCACCGCCGCCGCCCTCAAGCGCAGCGAACGCACACCCCGCGCTGCGCGCGCCCAGACCTCCCTGGAGACCCAACCATGA
- the pbpG gene encoding D-alanyl-D-alanine endopeptidase, whose amino-acid sequence MKTSLSILSLLLLLTGTATLPSTAAAQPPAQVQRDPSKLHLASGSALLIDLNTNQELYSSHADRVVPIASVTKLMTAMVVLDAKLPMDDMLTMTIANNPEMKGVYSRVRLGSQLDRRETLLITLMSSENRAANSLANAYPGGYPAFIKAMNAKARSLGMAHTRYVEPTGLSTQNVSTARDLAKLLMASRKYPMLSELSTTREKTVAFRKPNYTLGFRNTDHLVNKSNWDIKLTKTGFTNEAGHCLVLLTRMDNRPVAMVILDAFGKYTHFADASRMRQWLETGAAKPAPAVAMQYKSDRQNKGRVASE is encoded by the coding sequence GTGAAAACATCCCTGTCCATCCTCAGCCTGCTGCTGTTGCTCACAGGTACCGCGACCCTTCCGTCGACTGCTGCTGCACAACCCCCGGCTCAAGTCCAACGTGACCCGTCCAAGTTGCATCTGGCTTCAGGTAGCGCCCTGCTGATCGACCTGAATACCAACCAGGAGCTGTATTCGAGCCACGCCGACCGCGTGGTGCCGATCGCTTCGGTAACCAAGCTGATGACAGCGATGGTGGTGCTGGATGCCAAGCTGCCCATGGATGACATGCTCACCATGACCATTGCCAACAACCCGGAAATGAAAGGCGTGTATTCGCGCGTGCGCCTGGGCAGCCAGCTCGACCGCCGCGAAACCCTGCTGATTACCCTGATGTCGTCGGAAAACCGTGCCGCCAACAGCCTGGCCAACGCCTACCCCGGCGGCTATCCGGCGTTCATCAAGGCGATGAATGCCAAGGCCCGCAGCCTGGGCATGGCACATACCCGCTACGTCGAGCCGACCGGCCTGTCGACGCAGAACGTGTCCACCGCCCGCGACCTGGCCAAATTGCTGATGGCTTCGCGCAAATACCCGATGCTGAGCGAGTTGTCGACCACCCGCGAGAAGACCGTGGCCTTCCGCAAGCCTAACTACACCCTGGGCTTCCGCAACACTGACCACCTGGTAAACAAAAGCAACTGGGACATCAAGCTGACCAAGACCGGGTTCACCAACGAAGCCGGGCACTGCCTGGTGCTGCTGACCCGCATGGACAACCGCCCGGTGGCCATGGTCATCCTCGACGCCTTCGGCAAATACACCCACTTCGCCGATGCCAGCCGCATGCGTCAGTGGCTGGAGACCGGTGCCGCCAAGCCGGCACCGGCAGTGGCCATGCAGTACAAGAGCGACCGGCAGAACAAGGGGCGCGTGGCGTCCGAATAA
- a CDS encoding DUF6162 family protein, producing MSRAQVIRPAGAGHETLYVLLISLLIVVLAASVVLLRGEREDEQTIASHQIDARRDLTAAEQGLYTDLRVAFDEIQLLREENAAVPSVQALAEEGLPPFVVDAGSQSRGGHQWSWLEPGAYLGRSQAPEVAGSLLLILPADSTGQADVWLRRDSAAMTPDDLGQAALIAAGWQQVVSHYDAGVTREHRH from the coding sequence ATGAGCCGCGCCCAAGTGATTCGCCCGGCCGGCGCCGGGCACGAAACCCTGTACGTGCTTTTGATCAGCCTGCTGATTGTGGTGCTCGCTGCCAGCGTAGTGCTGCTGCGTGGCGAGCGCGAAGACGAACAGACCATCGCCAGCCACCAGATCGACGCCCGGCGCGACCTCACCGCCGCCGAACAAGGCCTGTACACCGACCTGCGGGTGGCCTTCGACGAAATCCAGCTGTTGCGTGAAGAAAACGCTGCCGTGCCTAGCGTGCAGGCCCTGGCCGAAGAAGGCCTGCCACCCTTCGTGGTCGATGCCGGCAGCCAGAGCCGCGGCGGCCACCAATGGTCGTGGCTGGAGCCCGGCGCTTACCTGGGCCGCAGCCAGGCCCCGGAAGTCGCCGGCAGCCTGCTGCTGATCCTGCCGGCCGACAGCACTGGCCAGGCCGATGTCTGGCTGCGCCGCGACAGCGCCGCCATGACCCCGGACGACCTCGGCCAGGCAGCCCTGATCGCCGCGGGCTGGCAGCAGGTGGTCAGCCACTACGACGCCGGGGTTACCCGCGAACACCGCCACTGA
- a CDS encoding metal ABC transporter substrate-binding protein yields the protein MNFKRLTLALALAGLPSLSFATQVLTTLPVTHSLASALLDGTAVQLKRAAPANLPASRQPSYFSGRGGASLEKAAQQADAVIGVRSIWRDDPLYPMARRSNIRIVEIDAARPVDGALPGIAVSGDDAYGAYPWLNPTNLGRMADVVANDLERLAPSDKAKIQGNLAGLKRQLLELSASSQTRLAKVDNLTVVSLSDRLGYLASGLNLDVVEQPLPAEWDAAALKALEENLKAQDVALVLDHRQPDAAVAEVIKAAGAKLVVVESDPDDAFAGLKASVDQVVGALGES from the coding sequence ATGAACTTCAAACGCCTGACCCTGGCGCTGGCGCTGGCCGGCCTGCCATCGCTGTCTTTTGCCACACAAGTGCTGACCACCCTGCCCGTCACCCACAGCCTGGCCAGCGCCCTGCTCGACGGCACTGCAGTACAGCTAAAACGTGCGGCGCCGGCCAACCTGCCGGCCAGCCGCCAGCCGTCGTACTTCAGCGGGCGCGGTGGCGCCAGCCTGGAGAAAGCCGCACAGCAGGCCGACGCGGTGATCGGCGTGCGTTCGATCTGGCGAGACGACCCGCTGTACCCAATGGCCCGGCGCAGCAACATCCGCATCGTCGAAATCGATGCCGCACGCCCGGTGGACGGTGCGCTGCCAGGGATTGCGGTCTCGGGTGATGACGCCTATGGCGCCTACCCCTGGCTCAACCCGACCAACCTGGGGCGTATGGCGGATGTGGTGGCCAACGATCTGGAGCGCCTTGCCCCAAGTGACAAAGCGAAGATCCAGGGCAACCTGGCGGGCCTCAAACGCCAGTTGCTGGAGCTTTCGGCCAGCAGCCAGACACGCCTGGCCAAGGTCGACAACCTGACCGTGGTGAGCCTGTCCGACCGGCTGGGTTACCTCGCCAGCGGGTTGAACCTGGACGTGGTGGAGCAGCCGCTGCCGGCCGAGTGGGATGCTGCCGCGCTCAAGGCGTTGGAGGAAAATCTGAAAGCGCAGGATGTAGCGTTGGTGCTGGACCACCGCCAGCCGGACGCGGCGGTGGCCGAAGTGATCAAGGCAGCCGGGGCGAAGCTGGTGGTGGTGGAGAGTGACCCTGACGATGCGTTTGCAGGGTTGAAGGCCAGTGTCGACCAGGTGGTGGGGGCATTGGGCGAAAGCTGA
- a CDS encoding polysaccharide lyase family 7 protein, translated as MTVDISNLTIATPVAVSSTNPVALELNGAEAIARLPSVVTVLSDGSIQLSAPTKGASSKSTHRTRCEWTETEDWTLSSAQDHWNRQTMTLTKVNSALKVVIAQMHVRGDDSPPVKVFWNKGNITLGFRRTYNQTDPVNSTVLKGVPLGAQFNVSIHTTSAGVVNVTAKCNGVSGASGDLQLDSTWASRLFEFHGGIYNQVDYTDATPATDGSVCIISELSLIHR; from the coding sequence ATGACCGTAGACATCAGCAACCTCACCATCGCCACCCCGGTGGCCGTCTCCTCAACCAATCCTGTAGCACTCGAACTCAACGGTGCCGAAGCGATCGCGCGGTTGCCGAGTGTGGTAACGGTACTCAGCGATGGCTCGATCCAGCTTTCAGCCCCTACCAAAGGTGCTTCGAGCAAAAGCACCCACAGGACCCGCTGCGAGTGGACAGAAACCGAAGACTGGACATTGTCCAGCGCCCAGGATCACTGGAATCGCCAAACCATGACCCTGACCAAGGTCAACTCGGCGCTGAAGGTGGTGATCGCCCAGATGCACGTGCGTGGGGATGACAGCCCGCCGGTGAAGGTGTTCTGGAACAAAGGCAACATTACCCTGGGGTTTCGGCGGACCTACAACCAGACCGACCCGGTAAACTCGACCGTGCTCAAAGGGGTGCCTCTGGGGGCGCAGTTCAACGTGAGCATCCACACCACGTCTGCAGGCGTGGTGAATGTAACGGCCAAATGCAACGGGGTGTCCGGCGCCTCTGGTGATTTACAGCTCGACAGCACTTGGGCGTCGCGCCTGTTCGAATTCCACGGCGGCATCTACAACCAGGTTGACTACACCGATGCAACGCCGGCCACTGACGGCTCGGTCTGCATCATCAGCGAGCTCTCGCTGATCCATCGCTGA
- a CDS encoding lysine N(6)-hydroxylase/L-ornithine N(5)-oxygenase family protein: protein MSQSSQQETIKDLIGVGFGPSNLALAIALEELAESQGHALDALFIDKQQDYRWHGETLATQSELQISFLKDLVSLRNPTSPYSFVNYLHQKQRLADFINLGTFYPCRLEYNDYLRWAAEHFATQAVYGQEVLRIEPEVQAGRVEHLRLVSRDAQGREYSRRTRSVVVGSGGTPKIPEKFGAFKDDPRVFHHSQYLSSLNKLPCTAGKPMRIAVIGSGQSAAEAFIDLNDSYPSVKVDMILRGSALKPADDSPFVNEIFSPDYTDLVYNEPADQRSKLLGEYHNTNYSVVDLNLIERIYGILYRQKVAHQHRHNVLCRRQVEAVVATREGLELTLRDLATGQQQTHRYDAVILATGYERRSHRDLLAPLGGYLDDFSVDRNYRVLASPDLQASVYLQGFCENSHGLSDTLLSVLPARAAEIGRALYQDLAQLHGKPQPAVALTRA from the coding sequence ATGAGCCAGTCCTCACAGCAGGAAACCATCAAAGATCTGATCGGCGTGGGCTTCGGCCCTTCCAACCTGGCCTTGGCCATTGCCCTGGAAGAACTCGCCGAGTCCCAGGGCCATGCCCTCGACGCACTGTTCATCGACAAGCAGCAAGACTACCGCTGGCACGGCGAAACCCTGGCCACCCAGAGCGAGCTGCAGATCTCGTTCCTCAAGGACCTGGTGTCGTTGCGCAACCCCACCAGCCCCTACAGCTTCGTCAATTACCTGCACCAGAAGCAGCGCCTGGCCGACTTCATCAACCTCGGCACCTTCTACCCCTGCCGCCTGGAGTACAACGACTACCTGCGCTGGGCCGCCGAACATTTTGCCACCCAGGCGGTGTATGGCCAGGAAGTGCTGCGCATCGAACCGGAGGTGCAGGCTGGCCGTGTCGAGCACCTGCGCTTGGTCTCGCGCGACGCCCAGGGCCGCGAATACAGCCGCCGCACCCGCTCGGTGGTGGTCGGCAGCGGCGGCACGCCAAAAATCCCGGAAAAGTTCGGTGCCTTCAAGGACGACCCGCGGGTATTCCATCACTCCCAGTACCTGAGCAGCCTGAACAAGCTGCCGTGCACAGCCGGCAAACCGATGCGCATCGCGGTGATCGGGTCGGGGCAAAGCGCCGCCGAGGCATTCATCGACCTCAACGACAGCTACCCGTCGGTCAAGGTCGACATGATTCTGCGTGGCTCGGCGCTCAAACCCGCCGACGACAGCCCCTTCGTCAACGAGATCTTCTCGCCGGACTACACCGACCTGGTCTACAACGAACCGGCCGACCAGCGCAGCAAACTGCTGGGCGAATATCACAACACCAACTACTCCGTGGTGGACCTTAACCTGATCGAACGTATCTACGGCATCCTGTACCGGCAGAAGGTCGCCCACCAGCACCGTCACAACGTGCTGTGCCGCCGCCAGGTCGAAGCCGTTGTGGCTACCCGCGAAGGCCTGGAACTGACCCTGCGCGACCTCGCCACCGGCCAGCAGCAAACCCACCGCTACGACGCGGTGATTCTCGCCACCGGCTACGAACGCCGCTCGCACCGTGACTTGCTGGCACCGCTGGGCGGTTACCTGGACGACTTCAGCGTTGACCGCAACTACCGAGTGCTGGCCAGCCCCGACCTGCAGGCCTCGGTGTACCTGCAGGGCTTCTGCGAGAACAGCCACGGCCTGAGCGACACGCTGCTCTCGGTGCTGCCGGCCCGCGCTGCGGAAATTGGCCGTGCGCTGTACCAGGACCTGGCGCAGCTGCACGGCAAACCGCAACCTGCCGTGGCCCTGACCCGCGCCTGA
- a CDS encoding Arm DNA-binding domain-containing protein, whose product MQPRFVIVPAVPVEGESFCIGNRFYAATTSGGFDIYDNQEKQRLKRGFINKSEAATACALMNAESRNPAAQFPILRTD is encoded by the coding sequence ATGCAACCAAGATTCGTTATCGTTCCTGCTGTGCCAGTGGAAGGCGAGTCCTTCTGCATTGGCAACCGGTTCTATGCCGCTACAACTTCGGGCGGCTTCGATATCTACGACAACCAGGAGAAACAGCGGCTCAAGCGCGGCTTTATCAACAAGTCCGAGGCCGCGACTGCGTGCGCATTGATGAACGCCGAATCACGCAATCCAGCGGCGCAGTTCCCGATCTTGCGCACAGATTGA
- a CDS encoding S24 family peptidase: protein MDIYDIRKHNLVKLIGSQKKGSCAERWGMAPAHLSQILSDKTAKNLGDDVARRIEGIEGLPRGWFDALSAGDPVQPSVEAGEGKLSAADLVMQMLARSGKGIPEETRQRLLAAAEEPQDATLIKADFVRPGLVGDEVWIAHYDVRAAMGGGQIPHDYPEMFKDVRVSPSHLRELGVAFTEHHHLKMITGWGQSMEPTIKHRDPLIVDVSIREFVGDGIYFFSWGDHIYIKRLQIADDDHFEMISDNSRHKDRMIRREETYIQARVLLVWNAHLV from the coding sequence ATGGACATCTACGACATTCGCAAGCACAACCTGGTCAAGCTTATCGGCAGCCAGAAGAAGGGATCCTGCGCAGAACGCTGGGGGATGGCGCCTGCACACCTGAGCCAGATTCTTTCCGACAAGACCGCGAAAAACCTGGGCGATGATGTGGCCCGCAGAATCGAGGGCATCGAAGGCCTGCCCCGGGGTTGGTTCGACGCACTGTCGGCAGGCGACCCCGTGCAGCCGTCGGTCGAAGCGGGCGAAGGCAAGCTTTCGGCGGCCGACCTGGTCATGCAGATGCTTGCCCGAAGCGGCAAGGGAATCCCTGAAGAAACCCGGCAAAGGCTGCTGGCCGCTGCAGAAGAACCGCAGGATGCCACGCTGATAAAGGCTGACTTTGTTCGCCCGGGCCTGGTCGGTGACGAAGTGTGGATTGCCCACTACGATGTGCGGGCCGCCATGGGCGGTGGCCAGATCCCCCACGACTACCCCGAGATGTTCAAGGACGTTCGCGTCAGCCCCAGCCATCTTCGCGAGCTGGGTGTGGCGTTCACTGAACACCACCACCTGAAGATGATCACCGGCTGGGGCCAGTCGATGGAGCCGACCATCAAGCACCGCGACCCGCTGATCGTCGATGTCAGCATCCGCGAGTTTGTCGGCGATGGCATCTACTTCTTCTCCTGGGGTGATCACATCTATATCAAGCGATTGCAGATCGCTGACGATGACCACTTCGAGATGATTTCCGACAACTCGCGGCACAAGGACCGCATGATTCGCCGGGAAGAAACCTACATTCAGGCCAGGGTGCTCTTGGTGTGGAATGCGCACCTGGTATGA
- a CDS encoding DUF1654 domain-containing protein encodes MSKHMNAAPQQHQEMTGVERLGLRVSSMINHPLAQTQRWVVVHRLDSDGDAEWEEVMGLLSDTPELDLTFNDDESVTVRWERSSVEERDDFIVEQFSKEEVEAAAPF; translated from the coding sequence ATGTCTAAGCACATGAATGCAGCACCCCAGCAGCATCAGGAAATGACCGGAGTAGAGCGGCTTGGCCTGCGGGTGTCGTCGATGATCAACCACCCGCTCGCACAGACGCAGCGCTGGGTCGTCGTGCATCGCCTGGATTCCGACGGTGATGCGGAGTGGGAGGAAGTGATGGGCCTGCTGTCCGACACGCCTGAGTTGGACCTGACGTTCAACGACGACGAAAGCGTCACCGTGCGCTGGGAGCGTAGCAGTGTGGAGGAGCGTGACGACTTTATCGTCGAGCAGTTCAGCAAGGAGGAGGTTGAAGCGGCAGCGCCTTTCTGA
- a CDS encoding metal ABC transporter ATP-binding protein codes for MTAAANLVTGFGPRIEFAGIDLTLGRTRILEQVGFSVAAGSVHAIVGPNGGGKSSLIKTLLGQMPHQGQLTLHWPSEREVIGYVPQALEFDRGLPMTVDDFMAAMCQRRPAFLGLSRRVQPAIDAALAQVGMLDKRKRRMGALSGGERQRVLLAQGLIPEPQLLVLDEPMSALDEAGIQVFEQLLKGWRHAGTTVLWIEHDLEAVLRLADRVTGLSRKVLFDAPPAQALTPERLLGLFSVHPRSESLAS; via the coding sequence ATGACCGCCGCCGCCAACCTGGTGACGGGCTTCGGGCCGCGCATCGAGTTCGCCGGCATCGACCTGACGCTAGGCCGCACACGCATCCTGGAACAGGTCGGTTTCAGCGTGGCCGCCGGCAGCGTGCACGCCATCGTCGGCCCCAACGGCGGCGGCAAGAGCTCGCTGATCAAGACCCTGCTCGGGCAGATGCCGCATCAGGGCCAACTCACCCTGCATTGGCCAAGCGAACGCGAAGTGATCGGCTATGTGCCCCAGGCATTGGAGTTCGACCGCGGCCTGCCAATGACCGTGGACGACTTCATGGCCGCCATGTGCCAGCGCCGCCCGGCCTTTCTCGGCCTGTCGCGCCGTGTGCAACCGGCTATCGACGCGGCTCTGGCGCAGGTCGGCATGCTCGACAAGCGCAAGCGGCGCATGGGTGCGTTGTCCGGGGGCGAGCGCCAGCGCGTGCTGCTGGCCCAGGGCCTGATCCCCGAGCCGCAGTTGCTGGTGCTGGACGAGCCCATGTCGGCACTCGATGAGGCCGGTATCCAGGTGTTCGAGCAGTTGCTCAAGGGCTGGCGCCACGCTGGCACCACCGTGCTGTGGATTGAACACGACCTTGAAGCCGTGCTGCGCCTTGCTGACCGGGTAACAGGCCTGAGCCGCAAGGTGCTGTTCGACGCCCCACCCGCCCAGGCCCTGACCCCGGAGCGCCTGCTCGGCCTGTTCTCCGTTCACCCGCGTAGCGAGAGCCTTGCCTCATGA